In Bacillus pumilus, the sequence GCTCTCTTGTTCATCTATGATGGCGATATGATCTGGCTTCATTTTTGCATGTGCTGCATAGCTTTCAGTTATTCTAATCAAACCGCTCGCCTCCCTTTATGTATGTCCCTTTTTCGATATGACATTGCTTGGATGATTTTCATCGTGAAGACGGCACACATTCCAGCTTTGATGAGATCACCTGGGATATAGATCAAACTGAGCAGAGCTGCCTGTGTGACCTTTATATGCATCATCATGGCTTGAAAAGGAATGCCGCATACATACAGAATCCCGATACTGCATACCGCATAGATCATAAAAAGACGCAGAGCGGTCACTTTTTTCAGCCGGTTCAGCCACAGGCTGATCATAAAGGCAGCCACTGGATAAGCCAGTAAAAAACCACCGCTTGGTCCAAAAAAGACCCCAATCCCGCCTCTTCCTCCAGATAAAAGAGGTGCGCCTGCTGCCACAATCAGGAGAAAAAGAAGTAAACTGATCAGCGCTTGTTTTGGCTTTAACA encodes:
- a CDS encoding biotin transporter BioY, with the translated sequence MLKIQDMMQMALMTAVVGMLGLIPPILLTFTPVPITLQTAGLLLAGGLLKPKQALISLLLFLLIVAAGAPLLSGGRGGIGVFFGPSGGFLLAYPVAAFMISLWLNRLKKVTALRLFMIYAVCSIGILYVCGIPFQAMMMHIKVTQAALLSLIYIPGDLIKAGMCAVFTMKIIQAMSYRKRDIHKGRRAV